From Mucilaginibacter rubeus, a single genomic window includes:
- a CDS encoding alpha/beta fold hydrolase, with protein sequence MSKITVKDGTEIFYKDWGTGQPLVFHHGWPLSADDWDAQMFFFLEQGYRVIAHDRRGHGRSSQTATGNEMDTYAADVAELVEALDLKDAIHIGHSTGGGEVIHYAAKYGKGRIAKAVLISAVPPIMVQNESNPDGVPLAVFDDIRENTATNRNQFYQDITFPFYGYNREGAKVSKGIQDNWWRQGMMGGIKAHYDCVKAFSETDFREDLQSVDIPVLVMHGEDDQIVPFANSALKSIKLLKNGKLISYPGFPHGMPTTEAATINKDLLAFIKE encoded by the coding sequence ATGAGTAAAATTACAGTAAAAGACGGAACCGAAATTTTTTACAAGGATTGGGGAACCGGACAACCATTGGTTTTCCATCACGGCTGGCCTTTATCTGCCGATGATTGGGATGCCCAGATGTTTTTTTTCCTTGAGCAAGGCTATAGGGTTATAGCCCATGACCGCCGTGGTCATGGTCGCTCAAGCCAAACCGCAACCGGTAATGAAATGGACACTTATGCAGCTGATGTTGCTGAGCTTGTTGAAGCACTTGATTTGAAAGATGCTATCCATATCGGTCACTCTACTGGGGGCGGTGAGGTTATTCATTACGCTGCCAAATATGGTAAAGGCCGTATTGCTAAGGCTGTGCTGATCAGCGCGGTTCCACCGATTATGGTGCAAAACGAGAGCAACCCGGATGGCGTTCCGCTTGCTGTGTTTGACGATATTCGTGAAAACACCGCCACTAACAGGAACCAATTTTACCAGGATATCACCTTCCCGTTTTATGGCTACAACCGTGAAGGGGCTAAAGTATCAAAAGGTATCCAGGATAACTGGTGGCGCCAGGGCATGATGGGCGGCATAAAAGCTCATTATGACTGTGTTAAAGCATTTTCAGAAACAGATTTCAGGGAAGACCTTCAGAGTGTAGACATTCCGGTACTTGTTATGCACGGTGAGGACGACCAGATTGTTCCGTTTGCAAACTCGGCGCTGAAGTCAATCAAATTGCTGAAAAACGGCAAACTAATCTCTTACCCCGGTTTTCCGCATGGTATGCCTACAACTGAGGCTGCAACCATAAATAAGGATCTTTTGGCATTTATTAAAGAGTAA